A stretch of the Glycine soja cultivar W05 chromosome 13, ASM419377v2, whole genome shotgun sequence genome encodes the following:
- the LOC114380826 gene encoding vacuolar protein-sorting-associated protein 37 homolog 1-like produces the protein MSTKFRGSQEHHHGSSSSSTSTSHVPPAQAAGLVAILKDKSVDELRKLLSNKDAYQQFLSSLDEVKIQNDVNDDLCKENLQLADENLQKEPRILELRNQNKIICTTELAMAQEKLNGLEKQKEEMMKLNSPLYLLQWIQEAMNKTEAESENLHQQVLDREIDIGAFLQKYKKLRTAYHRKSLVHLAARTSNI, from the exons ATGTCCACTAAATTTCG GGGATCACAAGAACACCATCatggttcttcttcttccagCACCAGCACTTCACACGTTCCCCCTGCCCAAGCTGCTGGACTTGTTGCTATTTTGAAGGATAAAAG TGTTGATGAGTTGCGGAAGCTCTTATCTAACAAAGATGCGTATCAGCAATTTTTAAGTTCGCTTGATGAGGTCAAGATTCAAAATGAT GTGAATGATGATCTTTGCAAGGAGAATCTGCAGCTTGCCG ATGAAAATCTACAAAAGGAACCTCGTATTTTGGAACTTAGGAACCAG aataaaataatttgtacaaCTGAGCTGGCTATGGCTCAAGAGAAACTGAATGGGCTTGAGAAGCAGAAAGAGGAAATGATGAAGTTGAATTCCCCACTATACCTTCTCCAATGGATTCAAG AGGCTATGAATAAGACAGAAGCGGAATCTGAAAATCTGCATCAGCAAGTCCTTGACCGAGAGATTGACATTGGAGCTTTTCTGCAGAAATACAAAAAGCTGCGTACTGCTTACCACAGGAAAAGTCTCGTACATCTTGCAGCTAGAACATCAAATATATAG
- the LOC114380825 gene encoding dnaJ homolog subfamily C member 28-like isoform X1, whose translation MATCLLRVGRFASIDSRSLFVSTASFSSSFSSPSSSGKSKTGKKLTDRLSSVIDAVNDRKLPPELRGQHNNVRSETDMINVVEQRIWHSMEEGQFENLPGKGKPLKLDTNPHADPAEDTLYRILLKNGCAPEWVELNKEIRSKISEWRKSLKKAWATKCSGDHSEWVESTEALKSQLREINDKQVFRYNLIVPFGRQMFGLKWEKELGYLEEK comes from the exons ATGGCAACGTGTCTTCTTCGCGTTGGGAGATTTGCGAGTATCGATTCGCGCTCTCTCTTCGTTTCCACTGCTAGTTTctcctcttctttctcttcgCCGTCATCTTCCGGTAAGTCTAAGACGGGGAAGAAGCTCACGGATCGTCTTTCCTCCGTCATCGACGCCGTCAACGATCGCAAACTACCTCCCGAGCTACGCGGCCAGCACAACAACGTCAG GTCAGAAACTGACATGATCAATGTTGTTGAGCAAAGAATATGGCATTCCATGGAAGAGGGCCAGTTTGAGAACTTGCCAGGCAAAGGCAAGCCGCTTAAGCTTGACACAAATCCTCATGCGGATCCAGCTGAAGACACCCTGTACCGCATCCTGTTGAAAAATGGATGTGCGCCAGAGTGGGTTGAGCTTAACAAAGAGATTAGATCTAAAATATCTGAATGGAGGAAGTCCTTGAAGAAAGCTTGGGCTACTAAGTGCAGTGGTGATCACTCTGAGTGGGTTGAAAGTACAGAGGCTTTAAAATCACAGTTACGAGAAATCAACGATAAG cagGTTTTCCGGTATAACCTTATTGTGCCTTTTGGTCGGCAAATGTTTGGCCTTAAGTGGGAGAAAGAGCTAGGTTACTTAGAAGAAAAGTGA
- the LOC114380825 gene encoding dnaJ homolog subfamily C member 28-like isoform X2 — MATCLLRVGRFASIDSRSLFVSTASFSSSFSSPSSSGKSKTGKKLTDRLSSVIDAVNDRKLPPELRGQHNNVRSETDMINVVEQRIWHSMEEGQFENLPGKGKPLKLDTNPHADPAEDTLYRILLKNGCAPEWVELNKEIRSKISEWRKSLKKAWATKCSGDHSEWVESTEALKSQLREINDKVFRYNLIVPFGRQMFGLKWEKELGYLEEK; from the exons ATGGCAACGTGTCTTCTTCGCGTTGGGAGATTTGCGAGTATCGATTCGCGCTCTCTCTTCGTTTCCACTGCTAGTTTctcctcttctttctcttcgCCGTCATCTTCCGGTAAGTCTAAGACGGGGAAGAAGCTCACGGATCGTCTTTCCTCCGTCATCGACGCCGTCAACGATCGCAAACTACCTCCCGAGCTACGCGGCCAGCACAACAACGTCAG GTCAGAAACTGACATGATCAATGTTGTTGAGCAAAGAATATGGCATTCCATGGAAGAGGGCCAGTTTGAGAACTTGCCAGGCAAAGGCAAGCCGCTTAAGCTTGACACAAATCCTCATGCGGATCCAGCTGAAGACACCCTGTACCGCATCCTGTTGAAAAATGGATGTGCGCCAGAGTGGGTTGAGCTTAACAAAGAGATTAGATCTAAAATATCTGAATGGAGGAAGTCCTTGAAGAAAGCTTGGGCTACTAAGTGCAGTGGTGATCACTCTGAGTGGGTTGAAAGTACAGAGGCTTTAAAATCACAGTTACGAGAAATCAACGATAAG GTTTTCCGGTATAACCTTATTGTGCCTTTTGGTCGGCAAATGTTTGGCCTTAAGTGGGAGAAAGAGCTAGGTTACTTAGAAGAAAAGTGA